ATCGGGCTCGTCCCGATGTTCTGCCCGGACGCGCTCGCGCGCGCGTGCAAGGCGGCCGAGCCGCTCGTCGAGCGCGCGCCCGGCCTGCGCGCCGTCGCGTGCGGCCAGTACGTCGTCCGATCCGAACGCTAGGCGAGGGAGTCCAGGCCGGCGTCAGTGCGCGTAGCCGAGCCGCTCGAGCATGGCGCGATCCTGCGGCCCGAGCTCCTGCCACGCGGCGTCCGCGACGTCGAGCTCCTCGCGGAAGCGCGCGAGCTCGTCGCCCATGCGGCGCCGGAGCGCGTCGTCGCCGCCCGCGCTCGCGGCCGCTCCGCCCGCGCCGCGGTCGAGCGAGCGCAGCTCGTCGCGCACGCGCCCGCCGCCGAGGTCGGTGCGCACGAGCACGTGTCCGTCCTCGACCCAGCCCCAGCGCTGCGTCGACGCGCCCATCAGCGTCGCGAGGTAGGCGCGCGCGGGGGCGCGGTCCGCGCCGGCTGCGAGCAGGTCGCGCCCCGCGCTGCGCGCGGGGAGCGGAAGGCCCGCGAGGCCCGCGAGCGTCGGCAGCAGGTCGACCATCGACGCAACGTCCGCGCGCCGCCCCGGCGCGAGGCCCGGCGCGCGCACGAGCAGCGGCACGCGCACGAGCGCGTCGCTCAGGAGCTCGCCGTGCGCGAACCAGTAGTCGTCCTCGCCGAGGCTCTCGCCGTGGTCGGCCGTGAAGACGACGCGCGCGTCGTCGAGCAGCCCGCGCGCGTCGACGCCGTCGAGCAGCGCCCCGATCTGCGCGTCGACGAAGGCGACCTCGCCCGCGTAGCCCGCGAGGTAGAACGCGGCGTCGTCGCGCCCGTCGACGACCTGGTAGCTCGGAATCGCGCCCATCGCGTTGATGCCGCCGGTCGGCAGCGTGCGGCTCCCGTTCCGCGTCGCGCGCGCGCGCGCGAGGTAGCGCTCGCGGAGCCCGGCCGGCGGCTCGTACGGCCCGTGCACGTCCTGGTAGTGCACCCACAGGAAGAGGCCCGCGTGCGGCGACGCGCGCAGCGCGTCGAGCACGGCGAGCGCGGCCGCGGTCGTGGCTTCGGCCGTGCGCTCGGGCTGGTCGCGGTTGCGCTCGCTCGTCGTGAACGCGTCGTCGTAGACGTCGAAGCCGATCTCCATCCCCGTGCCGCCGCGCAGCACGTAGTTGCTCACCGCCGCGCCCGTGCGCCAGCCCGCGATGCGCAGCATCTCGGCCACCGTGACCGAGCTCCCGCGGAAGGCGCTGCGGTTGGCGAAGATGCCGACCTCCTCGGGATACAGCCCCGTGTGCAGCGAGGCCATCGACGGCAGGGTGTACGAGGCCGGCGCGAACGCGGCGTCGAAGGCGACGCTCTGCGACGCGAGCGCGTCGATGCGGGGCGTGGCGCCGAGATCGCTTCCGTAGGCGCCGAGGTGGTCGGCGCGCAGCGTGTCGACCGTGACGAGCAGCAGCAGCGGCGCGCGCGCGCCGCGCCCGCAGCCCGGCAGGGCCGCCGCGAGCGCGAGCGACGCGACGAGCGCGAAGGCCCTCGCGGTGCGGCGCGCGCGGGACGAGGACGGAGGGCGATGGCGGAGCGGGCTCGGCGTCATGTGTGCGTGACGCGCGAGCATAGCCGCGACGCTACGCTGCCGCGTCGACCGCGACTCGCGGACCGGAGGAGCCGCCCTTGGCCTCGACGTCGCGCGCCGCGAGCGCGCTCGCGCTCGCCGGTGCGACGCTGCTCGCCTTCCTGGTGCGCGCCCTCCCCTTCGCCGACTTCCTCCACCGCGGCGTCGTCGCGTTCGCACCCGCCGACGCGATGTACCACGTGCGGCGCGCGTACTGGACGTTCGTCGGCTGGCCGTCGGTGCTCGCGTTCGACCCCTACGTGAACTACCCGGACGGCGCGCCGGTGCCGTGGTCGCCGCTGCCCGACGTGCTCGCGGGCACGATCGCGCGCATCGTGGCGCGCGACGACGCGGGCTTCGCGCTCGTGCTCGCGTGGTGGCCCCCGGCGGTCGGCGCGCTCGGAGCGATCCCCGTCTGGCTGCTCGCGCGCGAGGTCGCGTCGCGCGCGGTCGCGACCGCGGCCGTCGCGTTCTACGCGCTGCTCCCGATCAGCGTGCTCTACGGGCGCTTCGCGAACCCCGACCACCACGTCGCGGTCGCCGCCGTCGGCGCCTGCGTGCTGCTCGCGTGCGTGCGCCTCGCGCGTCCCGGGCTCGAGCGCGATCGCGCGCTCGCCGTACGCTCGGCGCTGGCGCTCGGCGTGGCGCGCGCCGCGCTGCTCCTCACGTGGCACGGGAGCCTGCTCTATCTCGCGTTCGCGGAGGCGTCGGTGCTGCTCGCCGGCGTGCTCGGGCGGCGGCGCGCGCTCTTCGCGGCGCACGCCGCGAGCGCGCTCGCGACGCTCGTGCTCGTGGCGCCGATCGTCGCCGCGCTCCCCGAGCCGCTCGGCGGCCCGTACTCGTCGATCGCGCTCTCGCGGCTGCACCTGCTCGCGATCGCCGCCGTGCTCGCGACGGCCGCGGCCGGCTGGCTCCACGCGCGCCGCGCGCCCGACGCGTCGCCCGTCGCGCGCGCGGGTGCGCTCGCGCTCGGGGCGCTCGTCTTCGCGGCGCTGCTCGCGCTCGCTCCCGCCGTGCGCGCGGGCCTCGAGCCCGCGTTCCGCTTCCTGACGATGACCGACGCGGCCGGCTCGCGGACGGCCGAGCAGTTCCCGCTCTTCGGCGGCGGCGGCGGCGCGATCGGCCGCGCGGGCGCGTCCGCGGCGAGCGGTCCGCTCCTCGTCTGGGCCGGCTATGCCCTCCTCCTCCCGCTCCTCCCGTTCGCGTTCGTCCTGCACGCGCGCCGCGGCGCACCGCCCGAGCGCCGCGCCGCGACGTGGATGCTCGCGGGCTGGTCCGCCGTCTTCGCCGCGCTCGCGATCGCGCAGCGCCGCTACGGCAACGATCTCGCGGCCGCCGCATCGGTCGGCTTCGCGCTCGGCGGCGCGCACCTCGCGCGCGCGCTCGCGAGCGCGCTCGAACGCGCGGGACAGCGGGCGCCGCGCGCGCGCCTCGCCGCGGGCGCCGCCGTCGCGCTCGCAGGCCTCGCGCTCTACGCGCCGGCGATCGGCGCGCTCTACCTGCCGTGGGCGCGCCGCGCGCTCGCGCACGCGCGGTCCGAGCCCGCTTCGCCGCCGCGCAACGCGGCGTGGGCCGTGACGCAGTTCGCATCCGCGGTGCGCGCGGCGACGCCGGAGACGAGCGGCTTCGCGCGCGCCGACGGCGCGCCGGAGTACGGCATCGTCGCGCACGCGAACCTCGGCCACGCCCTGCAGTGGGTCGCGCGGCGCGCGACGCCGACCGACCCGTTCTGGGAGTACATCGGGCCGGCGAACTGGAACCGCGCCTTCGAGCTGCTCGCGACGTCCGACGAGGCGCGCGCCGTCGCGCTCGCGCGCGAGCTCCGCGCTCGTTATGTCGTCGCGAGCCGCGGGCTGCGGCGCGGCGGGATGTCGGAGCGGCTCCACACCGACGACGGCGCGCCGCGCGGCGACGCGCCCGCGCTCGCACACTTCCGGCTGGTCGCGGAGGGGCCGAAGGGGGGCGTCGGCCTCCAGGACATGTTCGGAGGACGCGCCGCACCCGACGCCGTTCCGTACAAGCTCTTCGAGGTCGTCGAGGGCGCGGTGCTCGAGGTGGCCGCGCCGCCGTCGTCGCGCGTCGAGGTCGCGGTCGACGTCGCGACGCCGACGGGGCGCCGCTTCGCGTGGCGCTCGGCGACCGCGGCCGGCGCCGACGGCGTCGCTCGGCTGCGCGTCCCCTACGCGACCGGGTCGCCGCCGGCGGACGCTCCGTCGCCCGGAGCGGCCGCGCGCGCGGAGGGCCCGGTGCGCGTGCGCGTGGACGGCGTGGACGCCGGAGGGGTCGACGTGCCCGAGCGCGCCGTGCTGGGCGGCGAGCGCATCCCGCTCGCGCCCGCCGCGCGGGCCGCCGCGAGCGGGGCGAACTAACGAGCCTCCCGCGCCTCCGCGAGCGACCCCGACAGCGCCTCGACGCGGAAGCCGCGTCCGCGCTCGAGCGAGAGACGGTGCGGGCCCGCGAAGCGGACCGTGTAGAACGCGACCTCGCCCTCGCGGTCGCGGTACGCGCGGATCGCGGCGCGGTCGCCGAGCGCGCGCGCGGCGGCGAGCAGGTGGGGGCCGAATCCGAAGCGGTCCCACGCGGCGTCGTGCACGACGTAGCGGCGCGCGCCGTCGCCCTCGGTCGCCCAGACGCCCGTCGCGCGCACGCGCGGCTCGATCTCCCAGATGGGCTCGTCGAGCGCGGGGCCGCCCTGCGCGCGCGGGCGGGCCGCGAACGCGAGCGGAAGGTGGAAGCCCCAGTCGAGACTCGTCGCGCTCGCGCCGGGCTCGGCGTCGAGCTCGCGGCCGAGCTCGGCGAGCGCGTCGCTCCACCAGCCGCGACCGCCCGTGCGCGCGACGAGCTCGCGCGTCGCGGCGATCGAGCGCGTGTCGCTCGCGAGCACGGCGGCGAGGGCGAGCGCGGCGAGCGCGGCGTGCCCGCGGCCGCGGCGCGCGGCCGCGACGAGCGCGCTCGCGACCAGCACGTGCACGAGCGGCGCGAGGTTCAGCATGTGGTGCGCGCGCGTCGCGCCGCGCAGCGCGAGCATCGCGGCGGCGAGGGCGAGGCACGCGAGCGCGAGCGCGCCGCGGTCGGCCGTCGCGCGTCGTTCGCCGTCCGCACCGAGCCGATCTTCGTCGGTGGCGCGACGGGCTCCGTCGATCCCGCGCGCGCGCAGCGCGGCGACGAGCGCGGCGACGAGCGCGGCGGCCGTCGCGAGCGCGACCGCGACGCCGAGCAGTGTCGACGGCGCGTCCGCCGCCGCGAGCGCGTCGAAGCGGCCGCCCTGCTCCATCAGTCGGTGCACGTACGAGCCGTCGAGCGTCGTCGCGAAGGTGCGGATGCGCTCGGCGAGGTCGCCGCGCTCGCGCAGCTCGCCGAACGTGCCGAGGACGCGCGGCGCGTTCGCGATCATCGGCAGCGCGCCGAGCGCCGCGGCGCCGAGCGCGGCCGTCGCATCCGCGCGGCGCTCGCGCACGAGGCGCGCCGCGTCGCGCCCGCGGAAGGCGGCGATGCCGGCGGCGACGGCGAGCAGGACG
This genomic interval from Myxococcota bacterium contains the following:
- a CDS encoding sulfatase, with translation MTPSPLRHRPPSSSRARRTARAFALVASLALAAALPGCGRGARAPLLLLVTVDTLRADHLGAYGSDLGATPRIDALASQSVAFDAAFAPASYTLPSMASLHTGLYPEEVGIFANRSAFRGSSVTVAEMLRIAGWRTGAAVSNYVLRGGTGMEIGFDVYDDAFTTSERNRDQPERTAEATTAAALAVLDALRASPHAGLFLWVHYQDVHGPYEPPAGLRERYLARARATRNGSRTLPTGGINAMGAIPSYQVVDGRDDAAFYLAGYAGEVAFVDAQIGALLDGVDARGLLDDARVVFTADHGESLGEDDYWFAHGELLSDALVRVPLLVRAPGLAPGRRADVASMVDLLPTLAGLAGLPLPARSAGRDLLAAGADRAPARAYLATLMGASTQRWGWVEDGHVLVRTDLGGGRVRDELRSLDRGAGGAAASAGGDDALRRRMGDELARFREELDVADAAWQELGPQDRAMLERLGYAH